A stretch of the Nitratireductor thuwali genome encodes the following:
- a CDS encoding FliM/FliN family flagellar motor switch protein translates to MTPGADNPELMRKLIVERLVGATGDPRHVAEAARATSMRALPALADMFREKFASPVMLDVGDIDIVRLAEVKPDRDAFDAIVVVPGDRSRDALTMRLDARALSLLVGAFFGGDPDIPPPPLARAPSRIELDVATMVFEAFAQAINGAGARALGLRLPIPQPLSGPTDFKRFVVRDGPGVRVTFTLGVGDEMGELTAWLPQRVILETRAVAKPDPAMEQARAVEWHHRFSEEVKRSNVEIEATIPLARMSLRTLAGLQVGQILELSDTAQTETKLSVRGRAVFVCEFGKLGKHYTVRVRQPFDARQEVIDGLMAG, encoded by the coding sequence ATGACGCCGGGCGCTGACAATCCTGAGCTGATGCGCAAGCTGATCGTGGAGCGCCTGGTGGGGGCGACCGGCGATCCGCGGCATGTCGCGGAGGCAGCCAGGGCGACCTCCATGCGCGCTCTTCCCGCCCTGGCGGACATGTTCCGCGAGAAGTTTGCCTCCCCCGTCATGCTCGATGTCGGCGACATCGACATTGTGCGCCTTGCCGAGGTGAAGCCGGACCGCGATGCCTTCGATGCGATCGTCGTCGTGCCGGGAGACCGATCGCGCGACGCCCTGACCATGCGTCTCGACGCGCGGGCGCTATCGTTGCTGGTCGGTGCGTTCTTCGGCGGCGATCCCGACATTCCTCCGCCGCCGCTGGCGCGCGCCCCCTCGCGGATCGAGCTCGATGTCGCCACCATGGTGTTCGAGGCATTCGCGCAGGCCATCAACGGTGCGGGAGCACGTGCGCTCGGCCTGCGACTGCCCATTCCGCAGCCGCTTTCCGGCCCGACCGATTTCAAGCGTTTCGTCGTACGCGACGGACCGGGGGTTCGCGTCACCTTCACCCTGGGCGTCGGCGACGAGATGGGAGAGCTGACGGCCTGGTTGCCGCAGAGGGTGATCCTGGAAACGCGCGCCGTTGCAAAGCCCGATCCGGCAATGGAGCAGGCAAGGGCGGTCGAGTGGCACCATCGCTTCAGTGAGGAAGTGAAGCGCTCGAATGTCGAAATCGAAGCGACCATTCCACTGGCGCGCATGTCGCTGCGCACGCTGGCGGGCCTTCAGGTCGGCCAAATCCTGGAGCTCAGCGATACGGCGCAAACGGAAACGAAGCTCTCGGTGCGCGGCCGCGCGGTGTTCGTCTGCGAGTTCGGCAAGCTGGGCAAGCACTACACCGTGCGGGTACGGCAACCCTTCGATGCGAGACAGGAAGTCATAGACGGGCTGATGGCCGGCTGA
- the fliN gene encoding flagellar motor switch protein FliN produces MTKTDPASEQGNDEQLNKAIEELRGVLHDGAQGAGAHGGSPNADMIMGIPVDVQIVLGSAEMPVSELMALQKGSTVSLDRRIGEPVDVVVNGRRIARGEITLLENDPGRFGVKLTEIAG; encoded by the coding sequence ATGACCAAGACCGATCCGGCGAGCGAACAGGGCAATGACGAGCAGCTCAACAAGGCGATCGAGGAGCTACGGGGCGTCCTCCATGACGGCGCGCAGGGCGCCGGTGCTCATGGTGGCTCGCCCAACGCCGACATGATCATGGGCATACCCGTCGACGTGCAGATCGTGCTCGGCAGCGCCGAGATGCCGGTCTCCGAACTGATGGCGTTGCAGAAGGGGTCGACCGTATCGCTGGACCGGCGCATCGGCGAGCCCGTCGATGTCGTCGTCAACGGGCGACGCATCGCGCGCGGCGAAATTACGCTTCTGGAAAACGATCCCGGCAGGTTCGGCGTGAAGCTGACCGAGATCGCGGGCTGA